GCGCAATCGGCGATATGACCAGCCCGTCACAACCACCGGCATATAGCGACAGGTGACCAAAGCCAGATCCAGCAATGTCCTGATTTCCGATCGCAGGCGGTCGCCTGCGTTGATACGTGCGGAGATGCGCCAATTCGTTGTCGACAATTGTTCATACAACATACATTATGATGGCATCTTAAAGAATCGGCAAACCAGCTATCGATCAGGGCTATACGCCGTTCCCGTCTTACCAATCTATGATCGATTTCCAGGAAGATGATCTTGGCATCACCGCGAAAAGTTGACAATGTGAGTGGCCTCAAAGAAACCGGCAGCGCTCGCGTCTATAAGAAGCTGCGTGACGACATTCTTCGCGTCCTCATCGCTCCCGGGACTTCGCTTGACGAAGTCAGCCTTAGCCAACGGTTCAAGCTTTCGCGCTCTCCGATCCGGGAAGCGCTCGTGCGGCTTTCCGGCGAGGGGCTGGTGCAAATCTTGCCGAACCGCAGCATCATTGTGACGCCGATGGAATTCGACAAAATGCCAGAGTTCCTGGACGCTTTGGATCTCATGCAACGGGTCGTTACGCGGTTTGCCGCGCTTCATCGTACACCGGCGGACTTGATTAAAATTCGCGAGGCTCAAAAGGGCTACGAGCAGGAGTTGAGCAATGCGATGAAATCAGGCGATTCCATCGGAATGATCGAGAAAAATTTTGAATTCCACATGGCTATAGCCGCGGCTTGCCGGAATTCCTACTTTGCAGACTCTTACCGTCGTCTCTTGCAAGAGGGTCGCCGACTATTGTTCTTTCACTTCCAATATCAGTCGCTGGACCCAAATTTGACCCAAAAGGAGGTGTCGGCCGCACACGTTGCCATCATTGATGCCATCGAAATGCGCGACGCCGATCGAGCCGAACACGAAGCACATCTCCATGCGGTACAATTCAGGGGCCGGTTCATGGAATTCCTGAACCGGAATCTAACCGCCAAGCTCAGTCTGGACTTTGCCGATAACCAGGGTTGAGGTGTTTAGAGCACTTCCAGGAAAAGTGCGCAGCGGTTTCCGTCCGGAATGCGTAAAAACAAAGGAATAGAGCGGGAAAGCGATTCCGTGAAACGCTGAATCGCTTTAATAGCCGAAGTACGAGATCATCAACTCGATTTGCGTATCGAGCATGCCCGCTCCGTAACGAACCTGGCACCCACAAGCCATCGCGGCTTTAAGCAAGGGCGTCTCGCGCGGCTTCATGATGATATCGGCAACCAGCATGTTGGGCTGCAAGTTGCGTATGTCCACTGGAAGCGGATCCGTTTCGGGATGAAGCCCGCATGGCGTTGCATTCACTAGCATGCTAATGCCTTCAAGGTCGCTACTGGTCGCCGAAACGGCCAAATGCGGATAGCGCCTCTTGATATCTTCTGCGAGCGCAGTGGCGCGCGCGGCATCGGTATCGTTTATCCGAAGCGAATTGCAGCCACTTCTCGCAAGAGAGAAGGCGATCGCTTTTCCGGCACCACCGGCACCGATAAGAAGCACATCCTGGTTGGCTGCATCGCGTCCGTCGTTCAGCATTCCCTTTAAGAATCCCGGGCCATCCATATTCGTCGCAATCATTCGACCGTCGGCTTCGCGGCGGATGACATTGGCAGCTCCCAATTCCTCGGCGGCGGGTTCCGCTTCGTCGGCAAGGGCATACGCATGTTCTTTGTGCGGAACACTGACGACGAGCCCTCCCAAATTGCGAGTTTTCCTGATCGCATCCCAGCCGGCGGCGAAATCCTCAGGAGCAAAATGTACCGGCACCATGACGGCATCGATGCCACGAGCTGCAAACAACGGATTTATCAGCTCCGGAGTACGGACATGCGAAATCGGATGCGCCAGCATGTAAAAGATCTTTGTAGTCCCGGTAATCATTTTTCCTCCGACCTTTCCGAAGCGCCAACCGCAGCAAGCACAATCATCTTTCGAACTTTTCTTGCACATTGCGTATGGAATGTCGACATTAGATATGCAATATTTCGCTGATGGATCGAGCCATCGAGACGGACAGCGGCTCCCATAATCCGGTCGTCCGCCGAGGTGGTGGTCGCATGCTTCGCATCATTCCAAATTCGGAGATTTCTTATGCCAGTCATTCGCATCGATATGCTTGCGGGCCGAACCCATGAACAAAAGAGCGAGATCGCCAAGGTTTTCACGGCAGAACTCGCGCGTATCGCAAAATGCACCGAGGATGACGTCCAGATCGTCTTTAGCGAGTATGAACGGAGCAACTGGTCAAAAAGCGGTGCCATGCTTGATGCAAGAGCCCCTACGGTGATCGCGCGAGAAAAGGCTCTTTCAGGTGAGTGATGTCACGGTAATTGGCGGTGGCATCATCGGCATATGTTCTGCCATTGCGCTTCAGGATGAAGGTTTTGCCGTCGAACTGGTGGATCGCGGCGTGGAAACGGAAGCGGCGAGCTACGGGAATTGCGGTTTGCTTGCAGCAGGCGAGATTGTCCCGATATCCAAGCCGGGCATTCTGCAAAAAATTCCAAAATGGCTGTCGGATCCGAAGAGCCCGCTTTTTGTTCGTCCGAAGGACATGATCGGCCAAATGCCTTGGCTGCTGCGCTTTCTTTGGTCCGGCAGACGGAGCCGGGTTTTGGAAATCGTAGCGGGGATGACCCCGCTTCTTTCCCGAGCCGAGGATGATTATCGAGCCCTTTTGCAATCCGCCGGACTATCCGACAAGCTTGTCACGAAGCCTAATATTATGGCCTTCAATTCGAAGGCCGATATAGATGCCGATAGCTTCACCTGGGACCTCCGGGTCCGACACGGATTCAAACATCGCTTTCTAGACAGCAAGGATCTGAAGGCGATCGAACCGGCGCTTTCTGGACCGATCACCTGCGGGCTGCTTCTGGAGGATTGGCTGCAGTTTTCTGATCCTGGCATCGTCCGGAATAAGCTTGCCGAATTCTTTCAGACGCGGGGTGGCTTCCTACGGAAAGGGTCGGTCACAAACCTTGTGACCCAGGGCGGGAGAGTGTCTGCTATCCGTCTTTCAAATGGGGAGCAGATAGCCGTAAAGCGCATTGTGTTGGCTGCAGGTGCCTGGAGTGCCAAGCTTGCGCGGGACCTCGGGATTAAAGTGCCGCTCGCGGCATTACAGGGTTACCATCATCATCTGCCCAATCCGAATGTGAAGGTGAATCACGCCATTCTTTATTCGAATGGTGGCTTCGTTCTCACCCCCATGGAAAGTGGCCTGCGCATTGGCGGCACCATAGAGGTCGCGGGGCTTGATCCCAAACCCAATTTCGAACGTGCCAATATCATTGCCGAAAAGGCAAAAGCTGTTCTTCCAGGTCTGGACATCATAGGTGGAAAGCAATGGATGGGGCCGAGGCCCTTCATGCCGGATACGATGCCCGTCATCGACAGGGCAACAGATCACGCGAACGTCGTGATGGCATTCGGTCATGGACAAGTTGGCATGACGCTCGGCGCCACGACCGGGAAATTGGTTGCAGATCTGGTCACCTGCCGGAAATCATCGCTGGATCTCACGCCTTACAAGGCCACTCGATTTTCTCTGGGACAGAAAATACCAACGCCGAAAGAGGGTAACGATCTTATTCGCTACCCTCTAAATTGAGCGGGATAACGCCACTTGCCTCTCGGCAAGTGGCCTCCTTTATTTGCGTGGGCCGACCAAAGGCCCGCAGCGCTCGATAGCGATGCGCACCGTTTCCGCCGGATCGCGCTCCCACCAATCGAGCTCGGAGAAAATCTCCAACTCGAACGGGCCGTCGTAGCCAATGTCGTCCAGCCAGCCGCGAATTCGCGGAAGATCGATGACGCCATCTCCCACCATGCCGCGATCACGCAGATTTCTGGTCGGAACAAGCCAGTCGCAATAATGGAAGGTCTGGATGCGCGTAGGGCCGGCGCGGCGCAGCTCCCGTTCAAATGCCGGATCCCACCAGCAATGATAGACATCCGGGACGAGGCTGGCCGATTCATCACCCAGTTCGTCGATAAGGTCATTGCATTCGGTGATCAGGTTCATGGCACTTCGATCACCGCAATACATCGGATGAAGAGGCTCAAGCCCCAGCTTGCCCCCGACAGAGCGCGCATAAGGTGCGAGCTCCACCAAGACGTCGCGAATCCGACGCCGCTGACCGGCCAGATCCTTGTCTCCCACAGGCAGGCCCCCGACAACCATGACGACGCAAGGTGCGCCGATGGCCGCTGCCTGGTCAAGGATGCGCTTGTTGGTGTCGATCGCGGCGCGAAGCTTCGCCGGGTCGGTTTCGTTCACCCAGGCACTGGTGCAAAGCGACGCAACCCACATGTTTGCATCTCGCAAATGGCGTGCGGTCGCCCCTAGACCGTAGTCATCGAGGAAATTCCGCCAGACGGCAATTCCGCGGATGCCTTGGGCGGCATAGCCTTCGATAGCCTGCGGCATGGACCATTTAGGGGTCGTGATCTGATTGATTGCGAAGCGGGAAAGATCGTATCCACTCATTACGCTGCGCCTCCGCGGCGCTTGGCCGTATTTGTTTCGTCGACAGAAAATCCATCGTCTGCAAACACGACCCCGTGGTGCGCTTCGGCATATGCACGCGTGATCTTGCCGTTCGACAGATCGTCGCAGATGAGTTCCAGCGAGCGCTTCAGCGGATTGCCATACCCACCACCGCCAGCCTGTTCGTGACGAACCACGACATTCTTTCCGATAGTGCGGGTGATCTTGGCAGGCAGGACGATGTTTTCGCCATCCGGATCGAGGATGTTGACGCAGGGCGCCGCCGGCTTGCCGCCGAACAGCCCATAAGGCGGATGGTCGTGGCGGTCAGCACGGATCTGGAGAACGGCTTCCTCGGCAAGCAGGCGGTACTGGCGGATGAGACCGAGACCGCCACGATATTCGCCGGCGCCGCAAGAATCCGGCCGCAGACTGTATTCGTCCATCATCAGAGGATAGCGGACTTCCAGCGTCTCGACCGGAAGGTTGGACATATTTTGGGACGGATTGGTGACACCCTCCACGCCATCCTTGTTCCAGCGCCCGCCCCAGGCACCGTTGATCATATCGACCAGCACGAACGGCTCGCGGGTTTCTTTATCCCAACCGCCGAAGGCGAGAACCGTATTACCCCCCTCGCCGGCCGCCATGACCTTACGCGGGGCGATCTGCGACAATGCTCCGAGCACCGTATCAACGACACGATAGCCTGTCAGCGCGCGTGCCGCGACGGCCGCCGGCATCTGCGGATTGAGGATCGAACCTTCCGGCGCCGCGATGGTGATGCAGCGATAGACACCCGCATTGTTCGGAACTTCGGCATCGAGCGCACAGCGCACCGAGAGATAGGTGGCCGACTTGACGAAGGAGAGCGTGGAATTGATCGCGCCCTTCACCTGTGGCGAAGAACCGGCGAAATCGACGTTGAGATGATCGCCATCGACCGTTAGCTTGACGCGGATCGGGATCGCATCGGTCGAGAAGCCATCGCCGTCGATATAGTCCTCGAAGCTGTATTCTCCATCCGGCCAGGAGCGGATTGCTGCGCGCGTCAATTGCTCACCGTAGTCGATCAGGTCATCGAAATAGCTGTCGAGTTCATCCGCGCCGTAGCGTTCGATGAGACGCAGGAGTTCGCGTTCGCCGAGGTTGCACGTGGCGAACTGTGCCTCGAGATCGCCGAAGACCAGTTCAGGCAGGCGGACGTTCTTGCCGATGATCCGCATCAGCGTGTCGTTGAGCACACCCTTGCTGTAAAGCTTCATCGGCGCGATGCGCAGGCCTTCCTGGAAGATTTCCGTGGAGTCGGCCGCATTGGAACCGGGTACACGACCGCCGACGTCGCAATGATGGGCAATTACCACCGAAAAGCCGCGCAGGCTGTCCTGATGGAAGATCGGCCGGATCATGAAAATATCCGGCAGGTGCATGCCACCCTCATAGGGGTCATTGAAGACGATCACGTCGCCGGCCGCGAGATCATTGGCATAGCGCTCCATGATGACAGCCATCGCATCCGGCACGGCGCCCAGATGGAGGGCCACCGTCTTCGCCTGCGAGAGGATGCGGCCATGCTTGTCGCAGAGCGTCACGGAATAATCGAGCACGTCCCGGACGATCGGCGAGCGCGCTGTGCGCATGACGGCAAAGGCCATATCGTCGACGATCGTGTCGAGCGCGTTCTTGATGACGGCGAACGTAATGGGGTCGTTGTGTTTCTGGGCCATGGGAACAGCTCCTTGAATGGGTTCAGGCCAAACGGGTCTTAGGCAAGCGAGGCGACGACATTGCCAAAGGCATCGAGATCGGCCTTCGCACCCGGCGGAATGACGATGGTCGTGTCGGGGCTCTCGATGATGAGCGGCCCGGCCGCGCCGCCTCGGAAGGTGGCGCGCTTGTGGATCGGCGTGTCGATCCAGCCATCCTTGCGGGAGAAATAGATCTTGCGGACGGTGACATCCGCAGGGCCGTCCTCGGGCCGGTGTGCGGTGAAAGCCAGCCGGTTGCCGCTGTTGCCGCTTGCGTTCAGCCTGATGTTGACGATTTCGACGCTGTCGTCTGAGGCATAGCCGTAGATCGCCTTGTAAGCCTCGCGGAAGTCGGCACGCAAGCGCGCCCGATCTTCTTCTGTTACCTTTTCAGGAAGTGCAATCGGCAGCTCGAAATCCTGGCCCTTGAAGCGAAGATCCGCCTCGAAGCCACACTCGACCTGACCTTCCGAATAGCCTTCCTCCGCCAACGAGGCGATGGCCTCTGCACGCATTTCTTTCAGCAGTGCATTGACGCGCTCCACAGGCAGTTGGTCCAGCATACCGTTGAGGCTGCGCAGGAAATAGCGCTCCACCTTGGCAGCCAGCATGCCCGTTGCTGTGAAAACGCCCGGCGAGCGCGGGAAAATCACGCGGGAGATGCCGAGCGTGCGGGCAAGATCGCAGGCATGCACCGGACCCGAACCACCGAAAGCGAGGATCGCGAAGTCGCGCGGATCCACGCCACGCTCGACGGTCACTGCCTTGATGGTGCGTGCCATATTGATGTTCACCACTTCGCGGATGCCGAAGGCAGCATCCTCGATAGAGAGCTTGAGCGGCTCGGCAAGATCGCGCTTGACGGCGGCTCGGGCGCCTTCGACGTCGAGCTTCATGGTGCCTCCGGCAAGCACCGGCGGCAGGAAGCCGAGCACGACATTGGCATCGGTCACGGTCGGAGAGGTGCCGCCAATGCCGTAGCAGACCGGGCCCGGATCGGCACCTGCCGAAAGCGGACCGACATGCAAGAGGCCGCCTTCATCGATGCGGGCGATGGAGCCGGCGCCGCTGCCCACTTCGGCAACGTCGACCGTGGGAACGCGCATCAGGTAGCCGCCCGCCTTGATGAAGCGGCTCGGCGTGGAAATGCCAGCGCGGAATTCATATTCGTTGGCACGGGAGAGTTCCCCCTTGTGGATCAGCGAGGCAGATGCGGTCGTGCCGCCCATATCAAAGACGACGAGATCCTTTTCGCCTGCCGCATCGCCCAGGCGGCCCGCACCGACCACACCGGCCGAACGGCCGGAGGAAATGAAGAAGACGGGCTTCTCCTGCGCCATTCTGGCGCTGGAAAGACCGCCATTGGAATTGCTGATAAGCAGCGGCGCAGAAACGCCGATGTCGCGCAGCCCGTTTTCGAGGCGCTCGAAATAAGCGCGCAGCGAGGGCAAGACGTAGGCGTTCACCGCCGTCGTCGAGGTACGCTCGTATTCACGGATCTCGGGGAGAACCGACACCGAAGCCGTGACCCACATCTTTGGAAAATGCTTGCGCATGATTTCCAATGCCCGCGTTTCGTTCTCGGGATTGCGATAGGAGTTGATGAAGCAGATCGCGACGGATTCCACACCTTCGGCCTCGAAGAACCGGCCGATTTCGATGATTTCCTGCTCGTCCACCTCTTTCAGGATCCGGCCGTCGGCCGTCGATCTTTCATCCACTTCCAAACGGTAGCGGCGGGCAATCAGCGGCACGGCCTTTTCCCAGCTCAGGTCGAACATAGTGGGCGTGCGGACACGTCCGATTTCCAGCACATCACGAAAGCCCTTCGTGGTGATCAGCCCTGTTTTCGCGCCGACCTTCTGCAGCAGGGTGTTGGAGCCAACGGTGGTGCCGTGAACCACTTCTGTTACGGCCGCGACGGAAAGGCTGGCCGTTTCCGTGATCTGACGGATGCCGGTCAATACTGCTTCCTCTGGTTTGGCCGGTGTGGAGGGTACCTTCGTAAAGAAGGTCTCGCCGCCGTCGCCGAAGAGAACCAGATCGGTGAACGTTCCGCCAATATCCACGCCTATGCGTGCGTTGTTCATTGCTTGCCTCCTGCGCGTCAGCGCTTGTGAAAGGTCATGATGAGGTGAAGATGCCGTGCCTCGCGAAGCCCTGCCGGACCCGCATTGAGCGGTTGACCAGCCGTCCGCCTCACGCTATAGAACTAATTAGTTTAATAACGCTATTGCTAACGAAGAAGGAGATGTCCGTCAACGGGAAAATTGCATAAAGCCACGAAATAGATATGAGTTTACAAAGGCTTGCGAAGAGAATGCGCCTCTTCCGCAAACCCTTTCAATTGGGCATTTGCGACTTTGACGATCTTTCTTTAGGGATAGCCAAATGGCCCAAAGGGAATGACCGAAAATCAAGAGGCGGCAGTGAAGAAACGTATCCGCAATCCCGAGCAGACAAAAAGCCGCATCATCGAATTCGCGATCGAGGAATTCACCGAGCGGGGGCTCGACGGGGCGCGCATCGATGCCATCGCGGAACAGTCCCAGACCAACAAAAGCCTGATCTACAAGTATTTCAACAGCAAGGAAGATCTCTACATCGCGAGCCTCGCAAGCACCTATGAGAAGATGCGCGCCTCGCAGCATGAGATCGACCTTAACGATCCCGATCCGGTCGTCTGTATGCGCCAATTGGTCGAGCGCACATTTGATACCTTTGCCAACAATCCGCGCATCGTGCGAATGCTGACCCATGAGAACGTGCTGAATGCGCGCTTTTTGAAAGAGACCCTTTCGGTGAAGCTTCTCTACACACCGCTTCTCGAAAAATTGGAAAAGGTCATCAGCGACGGTCAGGACAAGGGCGTGTTCCGGCCGGGCATCGACCTCAAGCACCTCTACATCTCAATTTCCGCGCTGGGTTATTTCTATTTTTCCAACATGCATACGCTGGGCATCGTGCTTGAGAAGAATCTGGCCGAGGCTGACGCGATTGCCTCCCAGAAGCAGATGGCCGTCGATATGACCCTTGCCTATCTTCGCAACCCGCCGGCATCCATTTGAAGCAAAAAAGGGACCCCATACTTCGTGCATGGGGTCCAGTCTGCTTGGGAGGCCGTTAGTCCAGAAGGTGCACCTGCGGTCCCCAGGTGTCCGAAAGAGCAAAGCCCTTGGCAAAAGGATCGTCAGAGACCAGCCGCAATTCCTGTTTTCCATAGATGAAGCCCTGGCCGGAAATCCGCGGGATGACCGCCTTGCGCCCTCCCACTTCCGCTTCCGCCAACGCCTGTACATGAAATTCTCCGCCGATGATCGAGCGCGAGATCTTTTTATCTCCCACGGATACGAGCCCGCGTGCGTACAGGCTTGCCAGGTTTGCGGAGCTGCCGGTGCCGCAAGGCGAACGATCGACGCGGCCGGGCTTTAGCGTGGTGCAGGTTCTGATTGCGCCGTCCGGCTCGCGCGAGCGGAACATGACATAGGCGATCTCGTCCACACCTAACAGCATCGGATGTTTGACCTTGACCTGCTCCGCAAGCAGCGCCTTGAGCTCAATGCCAGCTTCCGCCAGTGCGCGTGCATTGTTCGGCTCGATGGCAAGGCCGATCTGCTCTACGTCGACGAGGCCGTAGTAGACGCCGCCGAAGCAGATGTCGGCTTTGATGCGTCCCCAGCGCAGCGTGACGATTTCCTGATCGAGCACTTCGGCAAAGCTCGGCACATTATCGATGCTGACGGAAAGGCAGCGGCCATTCTCACAGCGAGCCCGTGCGGTGATGAGGCCGGCCGGCGTATCAAGCCGCACGATGGTTTCCGGTTCGACCATGGCCACGCGTCCGCTTTCGAGAAGCGCGGTTACGACGCAGATGCTGTTCGAACCCGACATCGCATGCGCACGATCGGCCTGTAGCACGATGAAGCCGGCATCCGCGTCGGGACGGGTAGGCTCCAGAAGCAGGTTCACGGTCATGGCTACATTGGCGCGCGGTTCGAAGGTCACGAAACGGCGCAGGCTGTCATCCACATTATTGATGTAGTTCATTTTTTCGAGCGCGGTCGCACCCGGGATTTCCGGGGCGCCGCCCACGAGAACATTGCCGATTTCCCCCTGGCAATGCACCTGGAGAATCTCAAGCTTGCGGTCGAATATCATGTAGGCCTCTCAATTTTGGACGCCGGCGCCCAAGACACTGGAATGATTGAAGGCAGCACTCGCCATAAGCGGGCCGCCCGTTGTTAATCTGCGTAGGGCAAATAGGATCGCCTCTCCACTTCGGGAAAACGATCGCCTGTCCGGACGAATTTGGTGTGCTCTCGGATTGGATCCGGATAGTGTTCCCAGTCGCGCGGCTTGCCCTTCAGCATGGCGCGGTTCACGAATTGGCGGATGCGCTGGCTTTGCATGACATCCTGCTTCAATCGGGCAAGATCCCAGGTTTCTCTCGCCTGCTCCTCAAGCGCCGCCATAGCCGTCTGCCATGACGGTTCGCCCGCGAGATTAAGCGTTTCTCCGGGGTCGTTCGCGAGATCGTAGAATTGCGGGGGATAAGCTTCAGAAACCACGAGTTTGTGGGCGCCTCGCCTGAGCATGACGCGCGGCGCACTGGTACCGCCGTCGAGATGTTCGGCGAACACAATGCGCTCCGGCTCGTCCTGTGAAAGAAGAGGCAAGAGGCTATCGCCTTCATGCGCAGTGATGATTGGCTCCAGGGAACCGGTTGCGAGCTCCACCATCGTCGGCATGATGTCGATCAGCGAGACGGGTGCCATAACCCGCTTCAAGCCCTGTGCACGCGGATCATAAAGCACCAGAGGAACGCGGATTGCCGGATCGAATAGGTTCTTCTTGAACCACAGGCCACGCTCGCCGATCATGTCGCCGTGATCGGAGGTGAAGATGACTACTGTGTTGTCGGCAATGCCGGCATCTTCCAGCGTCTGCCGCAGCTCGCCGAGCTTCCTGTCCACATAGCTGATCATGCCGTAATAGCCACGGCGGGCCTGGCGATAGATTTCGTTTGTCACTTCGAACTTGTCGAGGCTGTAGTGAAAATAGAGCGAACGGCTGTGCGGATCCATTTCTTCCAGCGGGATTTTCGGCGTCCGGGGCAGATCGATTGCCTCGTCCGTATAGAGATCCCAATAGTCGCGGGTGATGACATAGGGATCATGCGGCTGCGTGAAGGAAACCGTCATGAACATTGGCCGCCCGTCCCCGTAGCGTCGCCAGTCATAAATATGCTGGGTGGCACGGCGGGCGACCTCATCGTCGTAGTCGATCTGCTGCGACCGGGCGAGTGGTCCGGCATCGGCGATGGTCTCGACACTGGATACTCCGAACGGCACTGAGCCCTTGGCGTTCAGCTCCTCTGCTTTTAGTTCATCATAGGTCTTCGGCGGAACCCAGCTAAAGTCCGCCGGATAGATTTCCGTCGTCAGACGGTCTTCGTAGCCATGATGCTGGTCTGGTCCGACGAAATGCATTTTTCCCGATATACAGGTGTAATAACCGGCATCGCGGAGGTAATGCGCAAGCGTCGGTACGGCCGCGGGGAATTCCGATGCATTGTCGAAAGCACCGATTCGCGAAGGCAGGCGCCCCGTCATCAACGCGAACCTGGA
The nucleotide sequence above comes from Rhizobium sp. CB3090. Encoded proteins:
- a CDS encoding FAD-dependent oxidoreductase, with the translated sequence MSDVTVIGGGIIGICSAIALQDEGFAVELVDRGVETEAASYGNCGLLAAGEIVPISKPGILQKIPKWLSDPKSPLFVRPKDMIGQMPWLLRFLWSGRRSRVLEIVAGMTPLLSRAEDDYRALLQSAGLSDKLVTKPNIMAFNSKADIDADSFTWDLRVRHGFKHRFLDSKDLKAIEPALSGPITCGLLLEDWLQFSDPGIVRNKLAEFFQTRGGFLRKGSVTNLVTQGGRVSAIRLSNGEQIAVKRIVLAAGAWSAKLARDLGIKVPLAALQGYHHHLPNPNVKVNHAILYSNGGFVLTPMESGLRIGGTIEVAGLDPKPNFERANIIAEKAKAVLPGLDIIGGKQWMGPRPFMPDTMPVIDRATDHANVVMAFGHGQVGMTLGATTGKLVADLVTCRKSSLDLTPYKATRFSLGQKIPTPKEGNDLIRYPLN
- a CDS encoding proline racemase family protein — protein: MIFDRKLEILQVHCQGEIGNVLVGGAPEIPGATALEKMNYINNVDDSLRRFVTFEPRANVAMTVNLLLEPTRPDADAGFIVLQADRAHAMSGSNSICVVTALLESGRVAMVEPETIVRLDTPAGLITARARCENGRCLSVSIDNVPSFAEVLDQEIVTLRWGRIKADICFGGVYYGLVDVEQIGLAIEPNNARALAEAGIELKALLAEQVKVKHPMLLGVDEIAYVMFRSREPDGAIRTCTTLKPGRVDRSPCGTGSSANLASLYARGLVSVGDKKISRSIIGGEFHVQALAEAEVGGRKAVIPRISGQGFIYGKQELRLVSDDPFAKGFALSDTWGPQVHLLD
- a CDS encoding sugar phosphate isomerase/epimerase family protein, yielding MSGYDLSRFAINQITTPKWSMPQAIEGYAAQGIRGIAVWRNFLDDYGLGATARHLRDANMWVASLCTSAWVNETDPAKLRAAIDTNKRILDQAAAIGAPCVVMVVGGLPVGDKDLAGQRRRIRDVLVELAPYARSVGGKLGLEPLHPMYCGDRSAMNLITECNDLIDELGDESASLVPDVYHCWWDPAFERELRRAGPTRIQTFHYCDWLVPTRNLRDRGMVGDGVIDLPRIRGWLDDIGYDGPFELEIFSELDWWERDPAETVRIAIERCGPLVGPRK
- a CDS encoding hydantoinase/oxoprolinase family protein; the protein is MNNARIGVDIGGTFTDLVLFGDGGETFFTKVPSTPAKPEEAVLTGIRQITETASLSVAAVTEVVHGTTVGSNTLLQKVGAKTGLITTKGFRDVLEIGRVRTPTMFDLSWEKAVPLIARRYRLEVDERSTADGRILKEVDEQEIIEIGRFFEAEGVESVAICFINSYRNPENETRALEIMRKHFPKMWVTASVSVLPEIREYERTSTTAVNAYVLPSLRAYFERLENGLRDIGVSAPLLISNSNGGLSSARMAQEKPVFFISSGRSAGVVGAGRLGDAAGEKDLVVFDMGGTTASASLIHKGELSRANEYEFRAGISTPSRFIKAGGYLMRVPTVDVAEVGSGAGSIARIDEGGLLHVGPLSAGADPGPVCYGIGGTSPTVTDANVVLGFLPPVLAGGTMKLDVEGARAAVKRDLAEPLKLSIEDAAFGIREVVNINMARTIKAVTVERGVDPRDFAILAFGGSGPVHACDLARTLGISRVIFPRSPGVFTATGMLAAKVERYFLRSLNGMLDQLPVERVNALLKEMRAEAIASLAEEGYSEGQVECGFEADLRFKGQDFELPIALPEKVTEEDRARLRADFREAYKAIYGYASDDSVEIVNIRLNASGNSGNRLAFTAHRPEDGPADVTVRKIYFSRKDGWIDTPIHKRATFRGGAAGPLIIESPDTTIVIPPGAKADLDAFGNVVASLA
- a CDS encoding tautomerase family protein, with amino-acid sequence MPVIRIDMLAGRTHEQKSEIAKVFTAELARIAKCTEDDVQIVFSEYERSNWSKSGAMLDARAPTVIAREKALSGE
- a CDS encoding hydantoinase B/oxoprolinase family protein; this encodes MAQKHNDPITFAVIKNALDTIVDDMAFAVMRTARSPIVRDVLDYSVTLCDKHGRILSQAKTVALHLGAVPDAMAVIMERYANDLAAGDVIVFNDPYEGGMHLPDIFMIRPIFHQDSLRGFSVVIAHHCDVGGRVPGSNAADSTEIFQEGLRIAPMKLYSKGVLNDTLMRIIGKNVRLPELVFGDLEAQFATCNLGERELLRLIERYGADELDSYFDDLIDYGEQLTRAAIRSWPDGEYSFEDYIDGDGFSTDAIPIRVKLTVDGDHLNVDFAGSSPQVKGAINSTLSFVKSATYLSVRCALDAEVPNNAGVYRCITIAAPEGSILNPQMPAAVAARALTGYRVVDTVLGALSQIAPRKVMAAGEGGNTVLAFGGWDKETREPFVLVDMINGAWGGRWNKDGVEGVTNPSQNMSNLPVETLEVRYPLMMDEYSLRPDSCGAGEYRGGLGLIRQYRLLAEEAVLQIRADRHDHPPYGLFGGKPAAPCVNILDPDGENIVLPAKITRTIGKNVVVRHEQAGGGGYGNPLKRSLELICDDLSNGKITRAYAEAHHGVVFADDGFSVDETNTAKRRGGAA
- a CDS encoding GntR family transcriptional regulator, with product MASPRKVDNVSGLKETGSARVYKKLRDDILRVLIAPGTSLDEVSLSQRFKLSRSPIREALVRLSGEGLVQILPNRSIIVTPMEFDKMPEFLDALDLMQRVVTRFAALHRTPADLIKIREAQKGYEQELSNAMKSGDSIGMIEKNFEFHMAIAAACRNSYFADSYRRLLQEGRRLLFFHFQYQSLDPNLTQKEVSAAHVAIIDAIEMRDADRAEHEAHLHAVQFRGRFMEFLNRNLTAKLSLDFADNQG
- a CDS encoding shikimate dehydrogenase; this encodes MITGTTKIFYMLAHPISHVRTPELINPLFAARGIDAVMVPVHFAPEDFAAGWDAIRKTRNLGGLVVSVPHKEHAYALADEAEPAAEELGAANVIRREADGRMIATNMDGPGFLKGMLNDGRDAANQDVLLIGAGGAGKAIAFSLARSGCNSLRINDTDAARATALAEDIKRRYPHLAVSATSSDLEGISMLVNATPCGLHPETDPLPVDIRNLQPNMLVADIIMKPRETPLLKAAMACGCQVRYGAGMLDTQIELMISYFGY
- a CDS encoding TetR family transcriptional regulator, with the translated sequence MKKRIRNPEQTKSRIIEFAIEEFTERGLDGARIDAIAEQSQTNKSLIYKYFNSKEDLYIASLASTYEKMRASQHEIDLNDPDPVVCMRQLVERTFDTFANNPRIVRMLTHENVLNARFLKETLSVKLLYTPLLEKLEKVISDGQDKGVFRPGIDLKHLYISISALGYFYFSNMHTLGIVLEKNLAEADAIASQKQMAVDMTLAYLRNPPASI